The genomic window GCGAATATCTGTAATGGAAGTATTAAAAATAGATAAAGTGTTAGATGAAATGATCGCCAAACATCTTCCCTTAAGCGAAATAGAAAACGCCGCGTTAGAACTCGGCTTTAAAACTATGGCGGATGACGGTTTACGCAGAGTAGTGCTTGGGGAAACCACTATCGAGGCACTCAGTCGTTCTGTTGATTTAACAGAACGGCTAAGATAGGTGGCCCATGTCGCAGTATAAATTTAAAGCAATGGATGTGAATGGCAAGATCAGGCAGGGCGTTTTGCATGCCAGTAACGTATTCGATGTAGAGCATCAACTCAATACGCAAAATTACGATTTAATATCCTGCCAAGAGGTAAAAGTAAAAAAATACCGCCCGTTCGATACAAAGCTCCAGCGCAGGGACCTTATTAATATGGTGTTCCAGCTAGAGCAGCTTACAAAATCGGGGGTGTCGCTACTAGAAGGGTTAAAAGACCTGCGCGACAGTGTGCCCGAGTCCTACTTTAAAGATGTTTTAGCGGGATTGGTAGAGTCGATCGAAGGGGGAAAAACTTTCTCCGAAAGTTTAAAAAACTTTCCTAACGATTTTGATACAGTGTTTGTGTCGTTAGTGGAGGTTGGCGAAGAATCTGGCGAGCTGGCAAAAATACTAAAAGATATGGGTGAAACTCTGCGTTGGACAGATGAAATAGTTGCTGCCACCGTTAAGATTATTATGTATCCCGCTATTGTGGCGCTAGTAGTATTTTGTGTAACCGCATTTTTAATGATTTACCTTGTGCCAAAAATTATTCCTTTTGTGGAGGAGATGGGCGGGGATATACCTTTTCACACCGTTGCGCTTATTGCATTTTCCGATTTCTTTATACACTACTGGTGGTTGATTATATCTACCCCCATTGTGATTACAGTAGTTATTAAAAAACTAGCAAAAACACGCCCTAGTCTGAGGTATCAGCTTGATAGATTAAAGCTTAATTTACCTATCATAGGTGAAATTAACTTTAAGCTTAAAGTTGCGCGTATGACAAATTATATGGCGCTTATGTATTCAGCCGGCATTACCGTTTTAAGAGCACTAGAAATTAGTAAACCTTTGGTTAGTAGCGATGTGCTTTCCGGCGCAATTGATGATGTGTACGATCAAATTGCTGAGGGTAATAGTATTAGTGATAGTTTTGCTAGAACCGAAATATTTCCTCCTCTGGTTGTTAGAATGGTGCGGGTTGGCGAAACCACGGGCAATTTAGATGAAGCGTTGTTGAATGTAAGTTACTTTTATAATCGAGAAGTAAAAGAGGCAATTGATAAAATTGAACCCGCTATTAGCCCTATTTTAACTGTTGTAATGGGTACGCTACTCGGTTGGATTATGCTCTCAGTTCTCGGCCCCGTATGGGACGCCGTATCCAAGGTGGGCTAACCAAGTGTCTCGCGTATTTTTTTATACAGGGTTTAGAATGGAGGTGTTCGAATTCAAATCGAACACTTTATCCGCTCGCTTGGATTTTAAATATGATGAAGAGGGTATAAAACAGTTTAAAGTATTGCTCAGCGATGGTATCCCAGTTACGAGCCGCTTGTTAGTAGATCTTAGAGATGAAGACTTTATAAGAGAGCAGGTGCCACATGTTAGCGGCAAAGATCGTCAGATAATGCTCGAAAGGCTAAAAGCGCGAACATTTCGCGATGCTAAATATCGGTATACACGTATTCTAGGGCGTCGCGATGATGGTCGTAGAGATGACATGGTACTGCTTTCTTCGCTGTTGGAAACAGAGCAGTTTACAGGGTGGATGCAACTATTCAGTGAACATAATACGCCGCTGGTTGGTATTTGGTCTACGGCCTATTTAAGTGAGCAGATTATTAAAAAGCTAAAAATTAAAGATGATAATGTGCTTTTTTTCTCTAGGCAGTCGAAAAGTGCCGTAAGGGAGACGCTGTTTAAAAAAGGAAAAATCTTTGTGTCTCGCCAAGCGAAGCTCGAGCGACGGGTGAGAAAAGATAGATCCGCTGAAACCGCTGCAACTATTGTGGCTACCAATGTTGAGGTTATGCAGCGGTTTTTGGTGAACCAGCGTATTTTAGGGCCTGGTGAAGAGCTTAACGTTTACAGTATTCTTCAAGACCTCTACATAGAAAAGGCAGAGATGTATTGTGAAGGCTCGGATCAACTTAAATTCCATTTTGTAGGTATTCGAGCTTTAGCCGAGAAATTTGGTTTAAGTGTGCAGGGTGATTTTGAAGCGGATACACTCTTTTCGTTTCTCTGCTCGAAACAACCACCGCATACACAAATCTACCTGTGTAAAGATCAAAAGTTACCATATTATCGCTTTCTGATTCAGCAGATAATAAAGGTGGCAACGTTTGCCGGCAGTATCGCCTCCGTAATTACGGCTACATTTTTACTATTAAATTCGGCCGAATTTAATAACATAAAAAGAACCGAGCAGGCG from Saccharophagus degradans 2-40 includes these protein-coding regions:
- a CDS encoding type II secretion system F family protein; the encoded protein is MSQYKFKAMDVNGKIRQGVLHASNVFDVEHQLNTQNYDLISCQEVKVKKYRPFDTKLQRRDLINMVFQLEQLTKSGVSLLEGLKDLRDSVPESYFKDVLAGLVESIEGGKTFSESLKNFPNDFDTVFVSLVEVGEESGELAKILKDMGETLRWTDEIVAATVKIIMYPAIVALVVFCVTAFLMIYLVPKIIPFVEEMGGDIPFHTVALIAFSDFFIHYWWLIISTPIVITVVIKKLAKTRPSLRYQLDRLKLNLPIIGEINFKLKVARMTNYMALMYSAGITVLRALEISKPLVSSDVLSGAIDDVYDQIAEGNSISDSFARTEIFPPLVVRMVRVGETTGNLDEALLNVSYFYNREVKEAIDKIEPAISPILTVVMGTLLGWIMLSVLGPVWDAVSKVG